A single Curtobacterium sp. MCSS17_015 DNA region contains:
- the eno gene encoding phosphopyruvate hydratase has product MAVIDAVGAREVLDSRGNPTVEVEVLLDDGVVSRALVPSGASTGAFEAYELRDGDDSRYGGKGVLKAVEAVLDEIGPALEGFDATDQRLVDAALIELDGTENKSRLGANAILGASLAVARAAADSVDLPLFRYLGGPNAHTLPVPLMNVVNGGAHADTNVDIQEFFLVPYGAESFSEALRWGVETYHALKGELKKQGLATGLGDEGGFAPELASNRAALDFLLAAIEKAGFTPGKDIALGLDVASTEFFHDGKYSFEGKQLSSAEFTQYFVDLARDYPLATIEDPLAEDDWEGWTHLTAELGSKLQIVGDDLFVTNPTRLQRGIDEQAGNSILVKVNQIGTLTETLDAVSLAHRHGMTAILSHRSGETEDTTIADIAVAVDGGQIKTGAPARSDRVAKYNQLLRIEEELGDAAVYAGRSAFPRSASL; this is encoded by the coding sequence GTGGCAGTGATCGATGCCGTAGGCGCACGCGAAGTCCTCGATTCCCGAGGCAACCCGACGGTCGAGGTCGAGGTCCTCCTCGACGACGGTGTCGTCTCGCGCGCCCTCGTCCCGTCCGGTGCCTCCACCGGCGCCTTCGAAGCGTACGAGCTGCGCGACGGAGACGACTCCCGCTACGGCGGCAAGGGCGTCCTCAAGGCCGTCGAGGCGGTGCTCGACGAGATCGGCCCGGCGCTCGAGGGCTTCGACGCCACCGACCAGCGCCTCGTCGACGCCGCACTCATCGAGCTCGACGGCACCGAGAACAAGTCCCGCCTCGGCGCGAACGCCATCCTCGGCGCCTCGCTCGCCGTGGCCCGCGCCGCGGCCGACTCGGTCGACCTGCCGCTGTTCCGCTACCTCGGCGGCCCGAACGCGCACACGCTGCCTGTCCCGCTCATGAACGTCGTCAACGGTGGCGCGCACGCCGACACCAACGTCGACATCCAGGAGTTCTTCCTGGTGCCCTACGGCGCGGAGTCCTTCTCGGAGGCCCTGCGCTGGGGTGTCGAGACCTACCACGCCCTCAAGGGCGAGCTGAAGAAGCAGGGCCTGGCGACCGGCCTCGGTGACGAGGGCGGCTTCGCACCGGAGCTCGCCTCGAACCGCGCGGCGCTCGACTTCCTCCTCGCGGCGATCGAGAAGGCCGGCTTCACCCCGGGCAAGGACATCGCGCTGGGCCTCGACGTCGCCAGCACCGAGTTCTTCCACGACGGCAAGTACTCCTTCGAGGGCAAGCAGCTCTCGAGCGCAGAGTTCACGCAGTACTTCGTCGACCTGGCCCGCGACTACCCGCTCGCCACGATCGAGGACCCGCTGGCCGAGGACGACTGGGAGGGCTGGACCCACCTGACCGCCGAGCTCGGCTCGAAGCTGCAGATCGTCGGCGACGACCTGTTCGTGACGAACCCGACGCGTCTGCAGCGTGGCATCGACGAGCAGGCCGGCAACTCGATCCTCGTCAAGGTGAACCAGATCGGCACGCTGACCGAGACCCTCGACGCCGTCTCCCTCGCGCACCGTCACGGCATGACCGCGATCCTGTCGCACCGCTCCGGCGAGACCGAGGACACCACGATCGCGGACATCGCGGTCGCGGTCGACGGTGGTCAGATCAAGACCGGCGCCCCGGCCCGCTCGGACCGCGTGGCGAAGTACAACCAGCTCCTCCGCATCGAGGAAGAGCTCGGCGACGCCGCGGTCTACGCCGGCCGCTCGGCGTTCCCGCGCTCGGCATCGCTGTAA
- a CDS encoding FAD-dependent oxidoreductase produces MPKILVVGGGYAGFYTAWKLEKHLRQGEAEVVMVDPLPYMTYQPFLPEVAAGSIEPRHAVVSHRRHLKTTRVVTAKVTGVDHANKTATITPAVGEPWQESYDQIVMTAGAVSRTFPIPGVADEAIGLKTIEEAAAIRDKILTNFAKAANLPAGPERQRLLTVVVVGGGFAGIEVFAELRSFVSDLLSSYPQIAFEDTHFHLVEAMGRIMPEVSLETSHWVLKNLAERGATVHLETQLASAVGGVCQLKAKDESIEVIESDLIIWTAGVMANPMVKGTDFPLEPRGRITVQPDLRIVDEGTVIADAWACGDVAAVPDLTGGGVGGMCVPNAQHAVRQAKQLAKNLVATIRGEATVDYKHENLGAVAGLGLGIGVFQSGKFSMKGFLAWGAHRGYHGLAMPSWERKIRVVGDWVGNFFLGRDIASLDDRETPRAAFEAWASRPKPAVEAAPAAESPAEGQPAGAAGPAYATPAEDVSKAAEPVGAGESAKTE; encoded by the coding sequence GTGCCCAAGATCCTCGTCGTCGGCGGCGGTTACGCCGGCTTCTACACCGCATGGAAGCTCGAGAAGCACCTTCGCCAGGGCGAAGCCGAGGTCGTCATGGTGGACCCGCTGCCGTACATGACCTACCAGCCGTTCCTCCCCGAGGTCGCCGCCGGCTCGATCGAACCGCGTCACGCCGTGGTCTCGCACCGCCGTCACCTCAAGACGACGCGCGTCGTCACCGCGAAGGTCACCGGGGTCGACCACGCGAACAAGACCGCGACGATCACCCCCGCCGTCGGTGAGCCGTGGCAGGAGTCCTACGACCAGATCGTCATGACGGCCGGTGCCGTCTCGCGCACCTTCCCGATCCCGGGCGTCGCGGACGAGGCCATCGGCCTCAAGACGATCGAAGAGGCCGCCGCGATCCGCGACAAGATCCTCACCAACTTCGCGAAGGCGGCGAACCTGCCCGCGGGCCCCGAGCGGCAGCGTCTGCTCACGGTCGTCGTCGTCGGTGGCGGTTTCGCCGGCATCGAGGTCTTCGCCGAACTCCGCTCCTTCGTCTCGGACCTGCTCAGCAGCTACCCGCAGATCGCCTTCGAGGACACGCACTTCCACCTGGTCGAGGCCATGGGGCGCATCATGCCCGAGGTCTCGCTCGAGACCTCGCACTGGGTCCTCAAGAACCTGGCCGAGCGGGGTGCCACGGTGCACCTCGAGACGCAGCTCGCCTCGGCCGTGGGTGGCGTCTGCCAGCTCAAGGCCAAGGACGAGTCGATCGAGGTCATCGAGTCCGACCTCATCATCTGGACCGCCGGAGTCATGGCGAACCCGATGGTCAAGGGCACCGACTTCCCGCTCGAGCCCCGCGGTCGCATCACGGTGCAGCCCGACCTCCGCATCGTCGACGAGGGCACGGTCATCGCCGACGCCTGGGCCTGCGGTGACGTCGCGGCCGTCCCGGACCTCACCGGTGGTGGCGTCGGCGGCATGTGCGTCCCGAACGCCCAGCACGCGGTCCGCCAGGCCAAGCAGCTGGCGAAGAACCTCGTCGCGACGATCCGCGGCGAAGCCACCGTCGACTACAAGCACGAGAACCTCGGCGCCGTCGCGGGCCTCGGTCTCGGCATCGGTGTCTTCCAGTCCGGCAAGTTCTCGATGAAGGGCTTCCTCGCCTGGGGCGCCCACCGTGGTTACCACGGCCTGGCCATGCCCTCGTGGGAGCGCAAGATCCGCGTCGTCGGCGACTGGGTCGGGAACTTCTTCCTGGGTCGCGACATCGCCTCCCTCGACGACCGTGAGACCCCGCGCGCAGCGTTCGAGGCCTGGGCGTCACGCCCGAAGCCGGCCGTCGAGGCCGCTCCGGCAGCAGAGTCCCCGGCCGAGGGCCAGCCGGCCGGCGCTGCCGGTCCCGCCTACGCGACGCCCGCCGAGGACGTCTCGAAGGCCGCCGAGCCCGTCGGCGCCGGCGAGTCGGCGAAGACCGAGTAA
- a CDS encoding DUF501 domain-containing protein, translating to MTTPPFDPPTAHDVQVVSAQLGRPARDVIGIAARCVCGNPTVVSTKPRLGNGTPFPTLYYLCHPAATAAVSTLEANQVMPELAALLEDPDTAEQYRRAHQAYLDDRESIEHVEEIAGISAGGMPTRVKCLHALVGHALAAGPGVNPIGDLALQRADWSPSRCECRAYDDGADAGVGVGGGES from the coding sequence GTGACGACCCCTCCGTTCGACCCGCCGACCGCGCACGACGTGCAGGTGGTGAGCGCCCAGCTCGGCCGCCCCGCCCGCGACGTCATCGGCATCGCCGCTCGCTGCGTCTGCGGCAACCCGACGGTCGTGTCCACGAAGCCCCGCCTCGGCAACGGCACCCCGTTCCCGACGCTGTACTACCTGTGCCACCCGGCCGCCACCGCAGCCGTCAGCACCCTCGAGGCCAACCAGGTCATGCCCGAGCTGGCCGCACTGCTCGAGGACCCCGACACCGCTGAGCAGTACCGCCGCGCGCACCAGGCGTACCTCGACGACCGCGAGTCGATCGAGCACGTCGAGGAGATCGCGGGCATCAGCGCTGGTGGCATGCCCACCCGGGTGAAGTGCCTGCACGCGCTCGTCGGTCACGCCCTCGCCGCCGGACCCGGCGTCAACCCCATCGGCGACCTCGCGCTGCAGCGTGCGGACTGGTCGCCCTCCCGGTGTGAGTGCCGGGCCTATGATGATGGTGCAGACGCCGGAGTCGGGGTGGGTGGCGGCGAGTCCTGA
- a CDS encoding MazG family protein, whose product MTVVAELVAVVDRLLDPEHGCVWNREQTHASLARYAVEEAYELVDAIDDGDDDELREELGDVLYQVVLHAGIAARQGRFDLDDVAAAVREKMQRRHPHVFGDEEAHTVEDVIRVWRAAKAAEKSSRTSTYTGVPRAMPPLERAVKLFERLEERGDLHAAVASVTDGAVLDVVGASAAGDEPVAADADGVADGTATPTATGGTDPAGDVAVAGTAGAGDVAAAVLGSQAGTRVDAAWGAGMLAEVSVAHEQGIDPVASLRAAVAMLEASGRELERGVAGTSEPGGGDDVERASS is encoded by the coding sequence ATGACTGTCGTTGCCGAACTCGTCGCCGTCGTGGACCGCCTGCTCGACCCCGAGCACGGATGCGTCTGGAACCGCGAGCAGACCCACGCCAGCCTCGCCCGGTACGCCGTGGAGGAGGCGTACGAACTCGTCGACGCCATCGACGACGGGGACGACGACGAACTCCGGGAGGAACTCGGCGACGTCCTGTACCAGGTGGTGTTGCACGCGGGGATCGCCGCACGTCAGGGGCGGTTCGACCTCGACGACGTCGCCGCGGCGGTCCGCGAGAAGATGCAGCGCCGCCACCCGCACGTCTTCGGCGACGAGGAGGCGCACACGGTCGAGGACGTCATCCGGGTCTGGCGTGCCGCGAAGGCCGCCGAGAAGTCCTCGCGGACGAGCACCTACACGGGGGTGCCGCGGGCGATGCCGCCGCTCGAACGCGCGGTGAAGCTGTTCGAACGCCTGGAAGAGCGTGGCGACCTGCACGCAGCCGTGGCCTCGGTGACGGACGGGGCCGTGCTCGACGTCGTGGGGGCCTCCGCTGCGGGGGACGAGCCGGTCGCTGCCGATGCAGACGGTGTGGCGGACGGCACGGCCACTCCGACCGCCACCGGCGGGACCGATCCTGCGGGAGACGTGGCTGTCGCGGGTACTGCGGGGGCCGGGGACGTCGCTGCGGCCGTGCTCGGCTCGCAGGCCGGGACCCGGGTCGATGCCGCCTGGGGAGCCGGGATGTTGGCCGAGGTCTCGGTGGCGCACGAGCAGGGGATCGATCCCGTCGCGAGTCTCCGCGCCGCCGTGGCGATGCTCGAGGCTTCGGGTCGGGAGCTCGAGCGTGGCGTCGCCGGGACCAGCGAGCCCGGGGGCGGCGACGACGTGGAGCGGGCGTCCTCCTAA
- the nhaA gene encoding Na+/H+ antiporter NhaA — translation MPSFVRSPRFSAIALLSAAVLGLIVANTALGPGLERGLDWHTPWGAVGLDLSVAHWVSDGLLAVFFLLVAVELKHELVAGELANPKTAVVPAIAAVGGVLVPALVYLLVTAGTPYTHGWPIPTATDIAFALGVLAMFGRGLPSTIRVFLLALAVLDDLIAIVIIAVVFAHGTDFPALGGAAVLLVVFALLGRRLRPGSAAQPVLIVAMVLIGLVTWWLVYHSGVHATIAGVALGLVLPRRPGGTLHEHVEPWSNAIVLPVFAFVSAAVVIPAVGLGELSPTFWAVVLALPVGKVIGITLFGVVAGRLFRGPGRSTLSFGSVVTVGVLGGIGFTVSLLMNELAFAANEEIVDEGVLAVLVGSGIAMVASAVVVSVRARRYRQRRELSEAEATE, via the coding sequence ATGCCCTCCTTCGTCCGTTCGCCTCGCTTCAGCGCGATCGCCCTCCTCTCCGCCGCCGTCCTCGGACTGATCGTCGCGAACACCGCGCTCGGCCCCGGGCTCGAGCGCGGTCTCGACTGGCACACCCCCTGGGGCGCGGTCGGCCTCGACCTGTCGGTCGCCCATTGGGTCAGCGACGGCCTGCTCGCGGTCTTCTTCCTCCTGGTCGCCGTCGAACTGAAGCACGAGCTGGTCGCCGGTGAACTCGCCAACCCGAAGACCGCCGTCGTCCCCGCCATCGCCGCCGTCGGTGGAGTGCTCGTCCCGGCGCTCGTCTACCTGCTCGTCACCGCCGGCACGCCGTACACACACGGCTGGCCCATCCCGACGGCGACGGACATCGCGTTCGCGCTCGGGGTCCTGGCCATGTTCGGGCGGGGGTTGCCCTCGACGATCCGGGTGTTCCTGCTCGCCCTCGCCGTCCTCGACGACCTCATCGCCATCGTCATCATCGCCGTCGTCTTCGCCCACGGCACCGACTTCCCGGCCCTCGGCGGCGCCGCGGTCCTGCTCGTCGTGTTCGCGCTGCTCGGTCGTCGGCTGCGGCCGGGCAGCGCCGCGCAGCCGGTCCTCATCGTCGCGATGGTCCTCATCGGCCTGGTCACCTGGTGGCTCGTGTACCACTCCGGGGTGCACGCGACGATCGCCGGCGTGGCCCTCGGGCTGGTCCTCCCCCGTCGACCGGGCGGCACCCTGCACGAGCACGTGGAGCCGTGGTCGAACGCGATCGTCCTGCCGGTCTTCGCCTTCGTCTCGGCGGCCGTCGTCATCCCCGCCGTCGGACTCGGGGAACTCTCCCCGACGTTCTGGGCGGTCGTGCTGGCACTCCCCGTCGGCAAGGTCATCGGCATCACGCTGTTCGGTGTCGTCGCCGGTCGACTCTTCCGCGGTCCCGGTCGGTCGACGCTCTCGTTCGGGTCGGTGGTGACCGTGGGCGTCCTCGGTGGCATCGGGTTCACGGTCTCGCTGCTCATGAACGAGCTGGCGTTCGCCGCGAACGAGGAGATCGTCGACGAGGGCGTCCTCGCGGTCCTCGTCGGGTCGGGCATCGCGATGGTCGCGTCCGCCGTCGTCGTGTCCGTGCGGGCGCGCCGGTACCGCCAGCGCCGCGAGCTGTCCGAGGCCGAAGCCACCGAGTAG
- a CDS encoding septum formation initiator family protein, with protein MPSQKPRVRRVPVVMPEGATSGQPWYRSLHFSGFSLLMLAIIVLFVVVLAPSLRTLVQQQEQITGMQRQVAAQKADVAQKKHDVARWDDPAYIEAQARDRLLYVYPGEESYLVMGGDGGTSATPAPTTDSGTPVSSTVQTPKVDWVQSMLSSVLESGLSDDTSDELEGSSGTTDSGSSDSGATDGGSTSK; from the coding sequence GTGCCCAGCCAGAAGCCCCGCGTCCGCCGCGTCCCCGTGGTGATGCCCGAGGGCGCGACCTCCGGGCAACCGTGGTACCGGTCGCTGCACTTCTCGGGCTTCAGCCTGCTCATGCTGGCGATCATCGTGCTCTTCGTCGTGGTGCTCGCCCCCTCGCTCCGCACGCTCGTGCAGCAGCAGGAGCAGATCACCGGCATGCAGCGCCAGGTCGCGGCTCAGAAGGCCGACGTGGCGCAGAAGAAGCACGACGTCGCACGCTGGGACGACCCGGCCTACATCGAGGCGCAGGCGCGCGACCGACTGCTCTACGTGTACCCGGGCGAGGAGAGCTACCTCGTGATGGGCGGGGACGGCGGGACCTCGGCGACGCCCGCGCCGACCACCGACTCCGGTACTCCGGTCAGCTCGACCGTGCAGACGCCGAAGGTCGACTGGGTGCAGTCGATGCTGTCCTCCGTGCTCGAGTCCGGCCTGTCGGACGACACGAGCGACGAACTCGAGGGCAGCAGCGGCACCACGGACAGCGGCAGCTCGGACAGCGGCGCCACCGACGGCGGCTCGACCTCGAAGTAG
- the hisS gene encoding histidine--tRNA ligase: MATTVTAPRGMRDHLPADKARREHVLGVIRGVYARHGFDEIETPVVEDAARLHSGLGGDNEKLAFAVMRRGLTTDDLREAAAPLDLADLGLRFDLTVPLARFYASHRAELPSVFRAVQIAPVWRAERPQKGRYRQFVQCDIDVLGEPGQLAEIELIRATTAALDALGIVGTSIRINDRRILLALLASWGVTEQSAADRALITVDKLDKIGAVGVAEELGQTLGLDPGTTADTIRAFESADWESVRGAEWLDAEAFADLERLRAALPGVDLRFDPTLVRGMGYYTGTIFEVAHPDFGYSLGGGGRYDGMIGRFLGQDVPAVGFSLGFERLVDLVSLPGSAESDAVVLVYDKDVDPVRLAALKAEALDAHHRVRLEKRTKNMKNLLAGLAEQGFGAFASVGADTETLEGVEFRPLA, translated from the coding sequence ATGGCCACGACCGTGACTGCCCCCCGAGGCATGCGAGACCACCTCCCCGCCGACAAGGCCCGGCGAGAGCACGTGCTCGGCGTCATCCGCGGTGTCTACGCGCGCCACGGGTTCGACGAGATCGAGACGCCGGTCGTCGAGGACGCCGCGCGTCTGCACTCCGGGCTCGGGGGCGACAACGAGAAGCTCGCCTTCGCCGTGATGCGCCGCGGCCTCACCACCGACGACCTGCGCGAGGCCGCTGCACCCCTCGACCTCGCCGACCTCGGGCTCCGGTTCGACCTGACCGTGCCGCTCGCGCGGTTCTACGCATCGCACCGTGCCGAACTGCCGAGCGTGTTCCGTGCCGTGCAGATCGCCCCGGTCTGGCGTGCCGAGCGGCCGCAGAAGGGCCGCTACCGCCAGTTCGTGCAGTGCGACATCGACGTCCTCGGGGAGCCCGGGCAGCTCGCCGAGATCGAGCTCATCCGGGCGACCACCGCGGCACTCGACGCGCTCGGCATCGTCGGCACGTCGATCCGCATCAACGACCGCCGCATCCTGCTCGCCCTCCTCGCATCGTGGGGGGTCACCGAGCAGTCGGCAGCCGACCGAGCCCTCATCACGGTCGACAAGCTCGACAAGATCGGGGCCGTCGGCGTCGCGGAGGAGCTCGGCCAGACGCTCGGCCTCGACCCCGGGACCACGGCCGACACCATCCGGGCGTTCGAGTCCGCCGACTGGGAGAGTGTCCGTGGTGCCGAGTGGCTCGACGCCGAGGCCTTCGCCGACCTCGAGCGGCTCCGGGCGGCGCTGCCCGGTGTCGACCTCCGCTTCGACCCGACGCTCGTCCGCGGCATGGGCTACTACACCGGCACGATCTTCGAGGTCGCGCACCCCGACTTCGGGTACAGCCTGGGCGGTGGCGGACGCTACGACGGCATGATCGGACGCTTCCTGGGGCAGGACGTCCCGGCGGTCGGGTTCTCGCTCGGGTTCGAGCGGCTCGTGGACCTCGTGTCGCTGCCCGGCTCGGCGGAGTCCGACGCGGTCGTGCTGGTCTACGACAAGGACGTCGATCCGGTCCGGCTCGCGGCGTTGAAGGCCGAGGCGCTCGACGCGCACCACCGCGTCCGGCTCGAAAAGCGGACGAAGAACATGAAGAACCTGCTCGCCGGGCTCGCGGAGCAGGGGTTCGGCGCGTTCGCCTCCGTGGGCGCCGACACCGAGACGCTCGAGGGCGTCGAGTTCCGTCCGCTCGCCTGA